The genomic region CCGAACGATTGATCAATCTTGCCGCCCTGAAAGTAGATGCCACGGCAATTCTTCAGCGCGATCGGTGTTGCGGTTGTGTTCTCCCATCGGCAATCATTCAGATAAATATTGTTGGGAGCAACGCTGCCTGCTCCCACATCTTTAAATATTGACAAAGCGGCACCCGTCATCACAGGGGCGCCGAGTTTGCCGACTCTGTGAAAAACCAAACGAGACAGGGTGATGTCCTGAGAATTTAGGATGCGGAGTGCGGTAGAAGGTGATGTTCCATCTTTTCCATAGAAGGTAACATCCTCGATGAGGCTCTCATGTGCACCACGAATGCTCAGCATGGCGCCCGTGCCCAGGTCACCGGCCCTCAGCTGCAACCGTTCCATCACGATGCCGGTACCGTTGAGTTCGTATTTCCACGCTCTCAAACCGTCGGCATCTGCCGGCATATCTTGAAAACTGATGAGAGAGAAATTTTTTCGGGCGCCGGTAACTCTCATGCCCCGATTGATGAATAGTGTCTTCGTAACCTTGTAGGTGCCGGGCGGGAAGTGGACCGTGACTAGATCTTTTCGGCCCGGATGAGTGGGAGGTGGGTCGGCTGGCGGGTTCATCTGGTCGTCGACAGCATCGAATCGCCGTGCTGCATTGAGTGCAGCCTGGATGGAGTCCGAGTCATCCCTGCTGTTGTCACCTTTCGCGCCCCACCATTTGACGCTGAGGGGTTCTGCGCTTTCTACAACGCGCAACCAGCGGCCGGGGCCGAAGGCCGGCTGAAAAGCGAGCCCCTGGTCAGCCTCCATTGTGGAGGTCGGATCATATCGAAAGGTGCCGCCACTTCCGTCGCCGGTCTGATGATATCCGAGGCACAGAATCGTTTTGTACTGGGTAACATCGACCGCAGGAATATCAGCCACCGTATCAACGATGACCATCGAGGTGCTGCTATATGCTGCCATATTCACGCTCCGCATTGGCACGATTGGCGAGGCAGTCCAACGGACCTGTTCCTGGCCTTGCGGATGCAGGGTAGCAGAGACGATGTAAGCCTGATTGCGGGTCATGTCGCCGCATTGCTGCCGCATCACCGCACTTGCCGTGACCTCGCCACTTGACCAGCCGGGCTCGACGCGGTCTTAGTATGGCCCGAGCGCGGGAGCGTGGCCGGAAGACGCCGCGCCTGGCGCCGCGGTCGGTACCGGCCGGTGGCGATCGCGGTGAGGAACTGCGACGACTGCCGGTCTGACACCCATAGCGGACGCTGACGAGGAACGAAGACGGCATGTCACTGGGGCTGAACGCCGGCCGCCGCCGCGAAAAGCGGCGCCGGCGGATGATGATGCTGAAATGGCTGGCGGGGCTGGCGATCATTGCCGGTGCGGGCGCCTATGCCTATCGCACCGGCGCGATGCTGGCCGAAGGCGAGGTCCGGCGACTGGAACAGTCCGTCGCCGACCTGAATGTCAGGCTTTCGGAACTGGGCGCCGAGAATGCCCGCCTGCGCGAAGCGCGCGAAAGCGCGCTGATCGAGGTGGAACAGTGGCGCCAGCGCTATCAGAAGGATGTCCCGACGGGGCAGCTGGCCGAGATCCTGACCCGTGTGCAAAGCCGGATGGCCGACGGGGTGAAGCCCGAGCGGCTGAATTTCGTGATCGGCGCGGTCAGCAACGAGCGGCGCTGCGAGGGCGGCCCGGTCACCAAACGTTTCATTCTGCCGACCCCGCTTTCCACCGGCAGCAATGACGCGGTGACCTTCGCCGACGGGCTGATCACCGTCACCGGCCGGGGCGAGACCTCGGTCAACGACAAGGGCGACCGCGAGGCCTGGTTCGATCCGTCGCAGCCGGTGACGCTGCGCTTCATCGAGATCGGCGGCCGGGCGACCGAGGCGACGGGCACGCTGCCCTTGCAGCACAGCATGGTCATCGGCGACCGCGAATACCGCTTCGCCATCCGGGCCAGCAATCGCAGCTTCGTCGAGGTGTCGTCGGACGTCTGCGCCTATCCCTGAATGCCGACGCTGAACGGGGGCCCGGAACCCCGGTCCGCCGCCCGCCCCGCCGTCATCGAACGATCATGCCGCGGTCATGGGGGCGACATCTCGCCGGGGCATCCTCTGCCCCGGCTTCCGCGGCGGCCCGATGGTCGGGCGGAAGCGGCGATTGCATTCACGGAAAGGCCGACCTTTGCCCCGGGCTCGCCCCCGGGGCATTTTTTTGCGTCGCCACCGGCTTCCGGGAGGCTTGCTCCGGATCAGGGGGCATGCCAACGTCTCGGCCCAGAGCTGATATCTGACCGGTTCCGGAGACGAGAGGATGATCCGCACGGGTTGGCGGCCGCTGACGGCCGCAGATCTCGACCGTTTGAACGAGATTGCCGATGCGGTGCATCTCGATTTCCCGGAACGTGCAGAGGTTCCGGCCGAGCGGCTGCGCCTGTTTCCGGCCGGCTGCTTCGCCGCGATCGCCGACGACCGGATGATCGGTTATGCGGTGACCCATCCCTGGATCGACGGCCGGCCGCCGGCATTGGACAGCCTGCTGGGCGCGATCCCCGGCGACGCCGACTGCCTGTATATTCACGACGTGGCCCTGCTGCCCGCGGCGCGGGGGCGGGGGCTCGCCCGGCAGCTGGTTGGGATGCTGGACCGGCTGGCCCGCGATCATGGCCTGCCGCGTCTGACATTGACGGCGGTCGGCGGATCGGCACCCGGATGGGCCGCGATGGGTTTCAGGGCGCGTGACGTGGCGCCGGGCTCGCCGCTTGCCGTGAAGCTCGCCAGTTATGAAGCCGATGCCCGCTATATGACCCGGGAGCCGGACACCCATGGATGACCGCCTGATCGCCATCGAAGAACGCATGGCCCATCTGGAGCGCATGCTGGACGAGGCCTCGGCCGAGATCCTGCGCCAGGACCGGCTGATCGACGGGCTGGTCCGGCGGATCCAGCGGCTTGAAAACCGGCTTGCCGAGCTTGCGTCCGGCATTGATGACGGGCCGGAGCCGGGCGCCTCCTTCATCCCCTGATACATACCCCGATCCACAGATCGATCGGGGGCGGGCAAATTTTTGTCGGGTCATCGGGGCGCGGCGGAATGCCGCAGTGCTGCCGGATTTCCGTGGCCTGCGCGGGGGCCGGCCCGGCCGGCGGTGTGGCCGCACGGCGATTTCTTCTTGAAGCCTGCGTGTCCGGGCAACAAGTGATTCATATCGGAGCCTGAATGAACCCGCATCGCTCCGGTCCGGATGGCATACGGCAGGGCCGTTCGGGAACCGATCGCGGCTCTGAACCGCGACATGCGCGATAGACCTTCACGTCTGCCGTCGTTCGGCGATCAGGGTGACCCTTATCCGGCCGCATGGGCCGGTCGATCCGACGTCGGCGGACGCGAACCAGACGCAAGGGCTCTGGCTGGCCCCCGCGGCAATCGCTTCAACGGACGGGAAGGGCGATCATGGAGCAGCCCAAAACCTCTTTCGCCAGTCTGATCGAGAAGGACCGCGAGGAACGCACCTCGCAGGAATGGTCCGGCACTTTTCTGGAATACCTGGAAAAGGTCCGGGACAATCCCGAGATCACCAAACTGGCGCATGCCCGCATTTACGACATGATCATGAGCAAGGGCGTGGATCTGGTCGGCGGTGCCGACGACCCGCGCCTGCAGCGCCTGTTCGGAGACGAGCCGGTGAAGACCTACCGGTTCTTCTCCGACGAGTTCTTCGGCATGGAACGCACCATCCAGCAGTTCGTGCGCTATTTCCATTCCGCCGCCCTGCAGGGCGAGGAAAGCCGGCAGGTGCTCTATCTGATGGGCCCGGTCGGTTCGGGGAAAAGTTCGCTGGTCGAACGGCTGGAACGCGGGCTGGAGGAAGCCCCGCCCATCTACGCCATCGACGGCTGCCCGATCCGCGAGGAGCCGTTGCATCTGATTCCCCGCCATCTGCGCCGGGAATTCGAGAAGATGCTCAACGTCCGCATCGACGGCGATCTCTGCCCGATCTGCCGCTGGCGGCTGAAGGAGGAGTTCAACGGCCGGTATGAAGAGATGCCGGTCAGAACCGTTTCGATTTCCAAGCGCGCCCGGCGCGGCATCGCGGTCGTGCCGCCGGTCGATCCCAACAACCAGGACACGTCGGTCCTGATCGGGTCTGAAGACATCTCGAAACTCGATCGCTTCTCCGAGGGAGATCCGCGGGTTCTGGACCTGAACGGCGCCTTCGACGCCGGCAATCGTGGCATCGTCGAGTTCATCGAGGTCTTCAAGAACGAGACCGAATATCTCCACGCCATCCTGACTGCGACCCAGGAGAAATTCGTGCCCGCCCCCGGGCGGCACGGCACGGTCTATGTCGACGAATGCATCGTCGCCCACTCGAACGAGGCCGAGTGGCAGAAGTTCAAATCCGACCACACCAACGAGGCGATCCTGGATCGTATCGTGATGATCCGGGTGCCCTACAATCTCAGGCTCTCGGAAGAGGTGAAGATCTATTCGAAGATCCTGGGCAAATCGGGCTATCGCCATCACATCGCGCCGCACACGCTGGAAGTGGCTGCGATGTTCGCAATCCTGTCGCGGCTGGCGCCGACGCCCAAATGCGATCTGATGACCAAGCTCAGGCTTTATAACGGCGAGGAGGTGGTCGAGAAGGGCCGGGCGAAGAAGATCGATGTCGACGAACTGCGCGACGAGGCGATTTCCGAAGGCATGAGCGGCATTTCCACCCGTTTCATCGTCAAGGCGGTGGACAATGCCCTTGCCGACAGCCCCGACGGCATCACGCCGATCCATATCCGCGAGGCGCTGATCGCCATGGTCAAGGGCAGCGAAATGCCCGACGACCGGCGTAAGCACTATCTGGAGCTGCTGCAGGACACCATCCACAAGGCCTATCTGGAGATCCTGGAGAAAGAGATCACCCGCGCCTTCGTGTATGCCTATGAAGAGCAGGCCGAGACCCTGTTCCAGAACTATCTCGATCATGCCGAAGCCTATATCAACCGCACCAAGGTCAAGGACCGCAACACGCGGGAGGAGCTGCAGCCCGACGAGGCTTTCCTGAAGTCGATCGAAGAGCAGATCGCGATCATCGGCACCGCGGCCGAAGGCTTCCGGCAGGAGGTCATCGCCTATCTCTGGGCAGCCACGCGCCGCGGCGAGAAGGTGCATTACTCGTCCTATGAGCCGCTCAAGGATGCGATCGAGCGCAAGCTGACCAATTCCGTGCGCGACATCAGCCGCATCATCACCAAGGCCCGGACCCGCGACGAGGATCAGCGGGAGAAGTACGACCAGCTGGTCAAGAACCTGCTGGGCAATGGCTACAACAGCTATTCGGCCGACGTGGTGCTGAAATACGCCGCCAACAATCTCTGGAAGGATTGAGGCGGGCGGCGGTCCGATCCAGCAGATCGCGGCCGGCCGGCGGGCCCGTTCCGGGCGTCGCCGGCCGATCGCGGCAGCAGAGGGATGGCAGAGCTGCATGGCGACGATTTTCCGGGACTATGCCCAGAGCGAAGGCCTGCGCAGTGACCGCAGCGCCGGTGACCGTCAGCGGCATCGCGACAAGGTCCGCCGGGCAATCCGCGACAATATCGCCGATCTGGTCGCCGAGGAGGCGATCATCGGCCAGTCGCGGGAGAAGACGATCAAGGTGCCGATCCGCGGCATCAAGGAATACCGCTTCATCTTCGGTGACAACCAGGGCGGCGTCGGCCAGGGCGATGGTGATACCGCCGAAGGCCAGGTGGTCGGCAAGGCCGGTGACGGCCAGGGAAAGCCCGGCCAGGGCCCCGCCGGCGACCAGGCCGGCCGCGACGTCTACGAGACCGAGATCACGCTCGACGAGCTGATCCAGATCATGTTCGAGGATCTGGAGCTGCCCGACATGGAGCGGCGCAAGCTGCGCGAGGTGATTTCGGAGCGCACCCACCGCCGCAAGGGCTATCGCAAGAGCGGCATCCGCGTTCACATGTCGAAACGGCGGACGGCGATTGCCCGCGTTCGCCGGCGGATGGCGACCGGCACACCGCCCGTCTCGGATCCTGATCTCGATGCAGCCGAGGACGCCGAAGACGAGCTGCCGGAGGATGAGATGGCGGAGGATGAGATGACGGGTAACGACGGTGCGGCCGTCGCCGGTACCCGCTTCCGCTTCCGCAAGGACGATCTGCGCTATCACCGCATCCGCCCGCAGGTGGAGCCTGAAAGCAATGCCGTGGTGATCTGTATCATGGATACCTCGGGCTCCATGGATACGATGAAGAAGTATCTGGCGCGGAGTTTCTTCTTCATGCTCTATCAGTTCGTGCGCACCAAATACGACACGGTCGAAATCGTGTTCGTTGCTCATGATGCGGTGGCGCGCGAGGTGAACGAGCATGATTTCTTCCATCGTGGCGAAAGTGGCGGCACGCTGATTTCCAGCGGCTATGAAAAGGCCCTGGAGATCATTCGCGAGCGCTATCATCCGTCGCTGTGGAACATCTATTCCTTCCACTGTTCGGATGGCGACAACTTCCCATCGGACAATGACCGGACGGTCGCGGCTGCGAACGAGCTGTGCGAGGTGTCGAACCTGTTCGGCTATGGCGAGATCAAACCCAATGCCTGGCGGTTTCGCGATGCCACGATGCTGGACGTCTTCCGCCGCGTGACCGCGCCGAATTTCCACATGCTGTCGATCGAGCGGAAGGAGGATGTCTGGCCGGCCTTCCGGGCTTTCCTGACCAAGGAGAAACGCCCGGAGGAGGCACCGGCCGAGGCGGCGGCGGGCGCCTGATGGCGCATCCGCCATGCCGCGCCTCGTTGTTCCTCGTCTCGTCGGACATGACCGGGAGGGCCTGCCCCCATGGGCATGAGCTGGACCATGCGCGATCTGGAAGAATGGGATGCGCGCATCCGCGACAAGGTCGCGGAATACGAACTCGATTGCTATGATCAGGAATTCGAGATCTGCGACCGTGACCAGATGATCGGCTTCATGGCCTATCACGGCATGCCGTCGCACTATCCGCACTGGTCGTTCGGCAAATCCTATGAACGCCAGCGCACGCTCAACGACCTGGGCGTGGCCGGCCTGCCCTATGAAATGGTGATCAACAGCAGTCCGAGCATCGCCTATCTGATGCGCGACAACTCGCTGTGCCTGCAGATCCTGACCATGGCCCATGTCTATGGCCATAACGACTTCTTCAAAAACAATTTTTACTTCGCCCGCGGCACCCGCGCGGAACTGATCCTGGGCCAGGTGAAGATGCATGCCGATCGGGTGCGCAGCTATGTCGAGGATCCCTCGATCGGGCTGGAGGCGGTGGAGAAGGTTCTGGATGCCGCCCATGCGCTGTCGTTCAACATCGGCCGCAACCCGGCCGTGCCGCGGCTGTCGCCGGCCGAACAGCGCGCCCGGGCGCTGGACCGGGCGACGGGCACACCCGACCCCTATGCTGCGATCCATGCCCGCAAACGTCCGGACGAGGCGGCGACAAACGCCGATCTGGAACGGCTGCCGCTGGATCCGGACCCCGACCTGCTGCTGTTCATTCGCGACCACGGCGCCTATCTGGCCGACTGGCAGCGCGATCTGATCGGTATCGTGGACGAAGAAGCGCGCTACTTTCTGCCCCAGATGGAAACCAAGATCATGAACGAGGGCTGGGCCAGCTTCTGGCATCGCGCGATCATGAACACGCTGGGGCTGCCGCCCGACATCCACATGGAATTCCTGGTCCGCCACAATCAGGTGGTGCGGCGCATCCCGGGCGACGTGAACCCCTATTGCCTGGGGCTCGCGATCTGGGACAGGCTGGTGGCCGAGGAAGAGGGGGCCTGGGATCCGCGGCGCGGCCTGCCGGCAGCGCCTGCGGCTGCCACCCGGCAGAAGCTGTTCCAGATCCGCGAAAGCGAGCGGGATGCCAGCTTCCTGCGGCGCTTCCTGGACGAGGAGCTGATGCGCGATCAGGACCTGTTCGCCTATGAACCGCGCGGCAATGATCTGGTGGTGGCGAAAGTGTCGAATGAAAGCGGCTGGCGCGAGGTGCGCGACCGGCTGATCCGCCAGACCGGCACCAATGCCATGCCGATGATCCGGGTGCTCGACGGCGATTACGGCCGCAGCCGCGGGCTGCTGCTGGAACACGTCCATGACGGCCGGGATCTGCAGCTGGGCTATGCGGAGAAGACCCTGGATCACGTCTACACACTTTGGGGTCGAGAGGTGCACCTCAAGACAACGGTGAATCGCGAGACGGTGATTCTAAGTCGCGGAACGGATGGGTTCCGCACGAGGGTGGTTCGCGACGAGTGACCTTATGTTGACAAGCTGCATCATTGGTGGTTGAGTCCATCGTCGACTTCGCTCCGACAGCGAACAAGAACACCGGGAAAGCGATCAGGACGGGCCCGATGGTGTCTTCATCACCATGGGGCCCGATACCGTGGTCGAAGCGGCGTAACCGTCTCCGGCGATGGCCGGAGGGGGTGGCGGGTCAAGAGGTTCGACGACGTGGCCTGGGGAGGCGTGCAGTTTTCGCGCGAGCCGTCAGAGACCGGCATGCCCGCCGATGCGGGGCAGCCGGAGGGGGCATCTGTGTCTCCGGTTCTGCCTGCGCCGCCGGTTCTGACCTTGCCGGCCACCGCCTGTGCCGGGCTTGAGCCCGCACTCATCGCCGCGGCCCTGTTGTTTGCGGGCGTCGGCATCTGCGCAGGTCTTCATCTGAGCGGTATCGTGCAGCTGCCCGGGGCGGCCCTTGGCGGCGGCCTTCTGTTGCTTGCGGTCGCCGGTGCGCTGGTCGCGGGCGGGCTGTGGTGGCGCTTCAGGCGGATCTCGGCGTCGCCGCACCATCTGATCGACGGAACCGGGCTTCTCTGGGATCGGACGAATGACGGCGTGGTCCTGTTCGATGCCGCGGCGCGGGTGATCGGATGGAATGGCGGCGCCGCCCGGATGACCGGGCTGGATGCCGGCCGGGTGGGGGGCTACACCATCCATCATGTTCTGGCGGGCGAGGATCTGCCGCGGCGGCTGGAGGCGATCCGGGATCAGGTGATGGAGACCGGCAGCTGGCGCGGTGCCCTGGATTTCCGCCGTCCCGACGGCGCGATCGGGCGGTGCGAGACCCTGGTCATGCGTCTCGCCTCGCCCCAGAGCGGCGGCGCCGTGTCGATGATCGCGATTGCGCGCGACGTTACCGACCAGACCGAGGCGGAGCGGGCGGCCGATCTGAGGGACCGGCGGCTGAAGGCCCTGATCGAGAACGTGCTGGACGTGGTCCTGGTGCTGGAGCGCGACGGCAGCGTCGCCTTTGCGAGCCCCAGCACGCGGCGGGTTCTGGGGCGGGCACCGGGAGAGGTGGCGGGGACCGCCTTTGCAGCACTGCTCCATCCCGAGGATCGCAGCCGTGTCGCCGAAGTCTATCGCGCGGCTCTTGCAGACCCTGGTGTGACCGCCGTTCTGGAATTCCGCCTCCGGCATTCGCTGGGGCACTGGGTGACGGTGGAGGCGATCGGCCGCAGCCGGATCGAAGATCCGGCGGTGGGCGGTGTGGTGGTCAATCTGCGGGATGTGACCGGCCGCAAGCGGGTGGAAGTGGCGCTCAGGGCCGCCAAGGAACAGGCTGAGTCGGCCAACCGGATCAAGTCGCAGTTCCTGGCCAATATCAGCCACGAGCTGCGCACCCCGCTGAATGCGGTGATCGGATTTTCAGAAGTTCTGACGGCGGGTTATGCCGGAGACCTCAGCGCCAAGCAGAGGGAATATGTCGAGGATATCCGGGTATCGGGCCAGCATCTGCTGTCGCTGATCAACGATATTCTGGACCTGTCGAAGGCCGAGGCCGGCAAGCTGGAACTGGTCGAGGAACAGGTCGTGGTCGATGCGCTGATCGGCCAGGCGGTCGGCATGCTGCGGGAACGGGCCGAGGTGGCAGGCATCAGCGTGTGTTCCGAGGTTCTGCCGGGGCTGCCCGTGCTTTCCGGCGACGGCCGCAAGATCAAGCAGATCGTGCTCAACCTTCTGTCCAATGCGATCAAGTTCACGCCTGCCGGCGGGCGGGTCACGATAACGGTCGGCCGCGGCAGCGATGGCGGGTTGCGCATCGTGGTGGCGGATACCGGGATCGGCATGTCGCGCGACGAGCTGGATGTGGCGCTGGAGGCCTTCGGTCAGGTCGACAGCAAGCTGAACCGGCGGTTCGACGGCACCGGGCTGGGCCTGCCGCTGGCCCGGATGCTGGCCGAACTCCATGGCGGTTCGCTGACACTCGACAGCGAAAAGAACATCGGCACCACGGCGACACTGCTGCTGCCGGCCGCGCGATTGGGCGGTGCCGTCGGGTTGGGAGCCGCTGCCGGCGGCTGCCCGCCGGATCGTGCAGCGGCGGGACCGTCCTGATATCGGCCGCGTCCGGCGTCAGCCGGTCAGCAGATCAGGATGGCGGCGATAGGTCCAGACCGAGGCCGGCCAGAGATTGAACGGTATGAAACGCGTGCGACGGCCGTCTACCCGGGTCCGGTCGAAGGGCACCGGGCTGTCATACCAGTAGGTGAACTGAACGAAGCGGCCGGCGGCCGGTCGGGCGAGGTCGAGCGCGTCTTCCAGCAGCCGTGTCCGCAGGGCATCGGGCCGGCCACGGAGCGGCAGGCCCGAGACCACGCCTGCAATCTGCGGTTCGGCACCGCCGCCGATTTCGGTGGTGATCAGCCGGCGCATGTCGAAGGCCGAGCCGTTGAGCACGGTGGCCTGCGGGAACATGCGGCGGACATGGTCGGCGAAGCTGGGGTTGAGTTCGATCAGGATCAGGCGGTCTTCCGGAATGCCGCGGTCGAGCAGCGCCCGGGTCACGACGCCCGTGCCGGGGCCCAGTTCGACCACCGGCCCGTCGGCCGCGGGGTCGATCTCGGCGGCCATGGCGGCGGCGAGGGCGCGGCTCGAAGGTTGCTGGGCTCCCGTGCGGAGAGGGGCGCGCAGGAATTCACGCAGAAAGAGGCTGTCTGCCATATGTCGCCATCCGTTCATGCGCGCGCGCCCCGCGGCTGGAACGGCCCGACCGGGGCGGGTGCTGGTTCATCTGAAACGTCATCTTCTTTTATAGGAAGCCGACGGATGCACCCGGGTGATAAGGCGAGGACAACTGCATGGCCTTGTTGGGACATGCAGTGCCGTGCACGGAAGAAGCACATCCGCCTTCATCATAGACATGAAGCTGATCTGCGATCCATGGTTGATGAGATCATGGTGCCGGCCCCCGCCGTGCCCTGCGATCGAGGGTCAGTGAAAATCACGCGATCGCAGGCGGATCTGGCCGGCGGGCGCGGTTGTCGTCGGCGCGGTCGCGTCCAGCCGGATGCCGAGGGCCGCCAGATGTTCGGCCGCGGCCCGGTCGTCGGCACGTCCGACCGCGGCGGTCAGCATCGGCTCGGCATCGGCCAGGGTTTCGACCAGCAGATGGATGATCTGCCCCGATCGCTCCAGCCGGCCGCGCGCGGTGAGCACCCGGCCGGTATGAACCAGGACGCGATGGCGATCACGAATGTCGGGCCGAACGATCAGATTGGCATAGCCGGTTTCATCTTCCAGCGTGATGAACACGATGCCCTTGGCGGTGCCCGGCCGCTGGCGGGTGGTGACCAGCCCGGTCACCGATATGCGCCGCCCGCTGGTGATGCCGCCGAGCGCCGAAACCGGTACCACGCCGCTGCGGTCCAGCTCGGCGCGGATCAGGGTAATCGGATGGCGGCGAAGGGTGAGGCCGGTCGAGGCATAATCCTCGACCATCGCCCGTGCCGCCGGCGTCGGCGGCAGAGGAGCCGGCGCCTCTGCCGGCCTGCCGCCATCATCCAGCCCGGCGAACAGCGGCAGGGCTGCCCCCGCCTCCATCCGTCGCAGCGCCCAGAGCGCCCGGCGCCGATCCAGCCCCATGCCACGGAAACCGTCGGCTTCGGCGATGCGCATCAGGGCAACTGGTGCCACCCCCGCCAGCCGGGTGACGGCGGCCGGGCTGTCATAGCCGTCGGGCGGTCGCCGCTCGGCGATTCGCCGCCCATCTGCTTCCGCAAGCCCCTTCACCAGACGGAAGCCCAGGCGTAGCGCCGGCAGACCTGCCGCACCGGCGGCGGTGGTGGTCGGCTCCAGCGTGCAATCCCAATCGCTGCGGGCGATGTCGACCGCCCGGATCTCCACCCCATGGGCTGCGGCATCGCGCACCAGCTGGGCCGGTGCATAGAAGCCCATGGGCTGGCTGTTGAGCAGCCCGCAGGTAAAGGCCGCCGGGTGATGGCATTTCATCCAGGCCGAGACATAGACGATCAGGGCAAAACTGGCGGCATGGCTTTCCGGAAAGCCGTACTCGCCGAAGCCTTCGATCTGGCGGAAGCAGCGCTCGGCAAAGTCGCGGTCATAGCCGCGGGCGACCATCCCTGAGACCAGCTTGTCGTGGAAACGGTTCACCGATCCGGTGCGGCGGAAGGCGGCCATGGCCCGGCGCAGTTCGTCGGCTTCTTCGCCGGTGAAGCCGCCGGCGACCATGGCGATGCGCATCGCCTGTTCCTGGAACAGCGGCACGCCCATGGTCCGCTGCAGCACCGCCTTCAACTCGTCCGACGGATAGTCCACCGGCTCCAGCCCGTCGCGCCGGCGCAGATAGGGGTGAACCATGTCGCCCTGAATGGGCCCCGGCCGGACGATCGCC from Tistrella mobilis harbors:
- a CDS encoding class I SAM-dependent methyltransferase, whose translation is MADSLFLREFLRAPLRTGAQQPSSRALAAAMAAEIDPAADGPVVELGPGTGVVTRALLDRGIPEDRLILIELNPSFADHVRRMFPQATVLNGSAFDMRRLITTEIGGGAEPQIAGVVSGLPLRGRPDALRTRLLEDALDLARPAAGRFVQFTYWYDSPVPFDRTRVDGRRTRFIPFNLWPASVWTYRRHPDLLTG